A genomic segment from Vagococcus zengguangii encodes:
- the menH gene encoding 2-succinyl-6-hydroxy-2,4-cyclohexadiene-1-carboxylate synthase, whose product MKQLINGVAYHYEWLAPFVKNQPTLVCLHGFTGTSETFRFLVDENDNAPNITTPTYNYLLVDILGHGQSSVFVHPYRYQFEQVLNDLIQLLECLSLQRVSLLGYSMGARLALGLATLMPARFEHIILESGSPGLKTEEERKARKISDQRLAGRLINQPLTDFVDFWQNIPLFNTQKQLSLDVQQAVRNERLTQQKVGLACSLQYMGTGRQPSYWDTLANLTEPNIHLIVGELDNKFVKIASEMKRIQPQLQVTTVANTGHCVHLERPEIFKKIIHHILLEVPHAN is encoded by the coding sequence ATGAAACAATTAATTAACGGGGTAGCCTATCATTACGAATGGCTAGCCCCTTTCGTTAAAAATCAACCAACTCTGGTCTGTTTGCATGGCTTTACAGGTACGAGTGAAACATTCCGTTTTTTAGTCGATGAAAATGACAATGCACCCAATATAACCACACCGACTTATAACTATTTACTCGTTGACATTCTCGGACACGGTCAATCAAGCGTCTTTGTTCATCCTTACCGTTACCAGTTTGAGCAAGTTTTGAATGATTTAATTCAATTATTAGAGTGTTTATCCTTGCAACGCGTCAGTTTGCTCGGTTATTCAATGGGCGCTCGTTTAGCGCTTGGATTAGCCACGCTAATGCCGGCACGGTTTGAACACATCATTTTAGAAAGTGGTTCACCTGGTTTAAAAACTGAGGAAGAACGCAAGGCGCGCAAAATAAGCGACCAACGTTTAGCTGGCCGCTTAATCAATCAACCTTTAACTGACTTTGTCGACTTTTGGCAAAATATTCCATTGTTTAATACTCAAAAACAACTATCACTTGACGTGCAACAAGCTGTGCGTAATGAACGATTAACCCAGCAAAAGGTTGGTTTAGCGTGTAGCTTGCAGTATATGGGAACTGGACGACAACCTTCTTACTGGGACACCTTAGCCAACTTAACTGAACCAAACATTCACTTAATTGTCGGAGAGCTCGATAATAAATTTGTTAAAATCGCTAGTGAGATGAAACGTATCCAACCACAACTACAGGTGACGACTGTGGCAAACACTGGTCATTGTGTGCACCTTGAACGACCAGAAATTTTCAAAAAAATCATTCATCATATACTCTTGGAGGTACCTCATGCAAATTAA
- a CDS encoding flavocytochrome c, whose protein sequence is MKRKFISMLSLSAVLLLGACSNQEKEKASDNSSTDESTEVTSGASANASANFEGLKDEYDVVIIGAGGGGMAAAIEAKEKGLEPVIFEKMPVAGGNTIKASAGMNASETKFQKEAGIVDKNETFFEDTMKGGKETNDEALVHYLVDHSASAIDWLDSMGITLSNITTTGGMSVERTHRPADGSAVGQYLVSGLLRNIEEREIPLYTYSDVKEITMADGKVSGVDVLLNNEEEKEIKADAVVIATGGFGANFDMLTSYNESLGKFVTTNQEGSTGDGIKMAQADGAEVVDMAEIQIHPTVEQDTAMLITEAVRGEGAILVSDQGTRFVNEMETRDNVSAAILELEQPSAYLIFDSGVKERVTAIDFYEEAGLTTSANTVKELADKIKVDASALEATVADWNKSVSDGKDTTFGRETGMKHDLSKPDYYAIKIAPGIHHTMGGLKINTKTEVLDKEGKAIPGMFAAGEVTGGIHGKNRIGGNAVADIIIFGRQAGDQSAAYVKK, encoded by the coding sequence ATGAAAAGAAAATTTATTAGTATGTTATCTTTGTCAGCGGTACTACTGTTAGGGGCATGTAGTAACCAAGAAAAAGAAAAGGCGAGTGATAACAGCTCAACAGATGAATCAACAGAGGTGACGTCAGGTGCATCAGCCAATGCCAGTGCTAATTTCGAAGGGCTAAAAGACGAATACGATGTGGTAATTATCGGAGCTGGTGGTGGTGGAATGGCTGCTGCAATCGAAGCGAAAGAAAAGGGCTTAGAGCCAGTAATTTTTGAAAAAATGCCAGTTGCAGGTGGTAATACAATTAAAGCATCAGCTGGAATGAATGCTTCAGAAACCAAGTTTCAAAAAGAAGCAGGCATTGTGGATAAAAATGAAACCTTCTTCGAAGATACGATGAAAGGTGGAAAAGAAACCAATGATGAAGCGCTTGTTCATTATTTAGTCGATCATTCTGCTTCAGCAATAGATTGGTTGGATTCAATGGGGATTACCTTAAGTAATATTACAACAACAGGTGGAATGAGTGTTGAACGTACACACCGCCCAGCTGATGGCTCAGCGGTCGGACAATACTTAGTGTCGGGCTTACTTCGAAATATTGAAGAACGCGAGATTCCGCTTTATACGTATTCTGATGTCAAAGAAATTACGATGGCGGATGGCAAAGTTTCAGGCGTAGATGTTTTATTGAATAATGAGGAAGAAAAAGAGATTAAAGCCGATGCGGTTGTTATCGCAACAGGTGGATTTGGTGCTAACTTCGATATGTTGACTAGCTACAATGAGTCACTAGGTAAATTTGTGACCACTAACCAAGAAGGAAGCACAGGTGATGGTATTAAGATGGCACAAGCCGATGGCGCTGAAGTCGTTGACATGGCCGAAATCCAAATCCATCCAACAGTAGAACAAGATACGGCAATGTTAATTACCGAAGCGGTTCGCGGAGAAGGAGCGATTTTAGTTTCTGATCAAGGGACACGTTTTGTCAATGAAATGGAGACACGTGATAATGTGTCGGCTGCTATTTTGGAGTTAGAACAACCAAGTGCTTATTTGATTTTTGATAGTGGTGTGAAAGAACGTGTGACAGCGATTGATTTTTACGAAGAAGCTGGATTAACAACAAGCGCCAATACCGTGAAGGAACTGGCAGATAAAATCAAAGTTGATGCTAGTGCACTGGAAGCTACTGTCGCTGATTGGAACAAGAGTGTTTCTGACGGTAAAGACACAACGTTTGGTCGCGAAACTGGTATGAAGCATGATTTATCAAAACCAGACTACTACGCAATTAAAATCGCACCAGGTATTCATCATACAATGGGTGGTTTAAAAATTAATACGAAGACAGAAGTATTAGATAAAGAGGGTAAGGCGATTCCAGGTATGTTTGCTGCAGGGGAAGTGACAGGCGGTATTCACGGGAAAAATCGTATTGGTGGTAATGCAGTTGCTGATATCATTATTTTTGGTCGACAAGCTGGTGACCAATCAGCGGCTTATGTGAAAAAATAA
- the menC gene encoding o-succinylbenzoate synthase, whose product MQIKQIDWYQLALPLKAPFKTSYGELKEKAFDLIVLTDELGTQGYGELVTLATPEYTYESLASSRLIAQQFLVPLLKKTTLSHPSEVYELFSSIKGNEMAKACLETAVWDLYARRTNQNLGTLMPEALHNEVAVGVSIGIIEDMTQLVQTVANFIAEGYTRVKLKIKPGYDMIPVKTLRQHFPDLKLMVDANSAYSLSDSQHLKQLDAYQLEMIEQPFADNDFLDHATLQQELATTICLDENIKSLKDVELSHQLHSCRAINLKIPRVGGLMEAFKILDYCRKHDLLVWLGGMYESGVGRALNLQFAAQMSLTFPGDISASDRYFYEDVITQPFKISNGKILRPTAAGSGVQLNHEVITRHLIDHQCL is encoded by the coding sequence ATGCAAATTAAACAAATTGATTGGTATCAACTGGCGCTTCCTTTAAAAGCACCTTTCAAAACAAGTTACGGGGAATTAAAAGAAAAAGCCTTTGATTTGATTGTACTAACCGATGAACTTGGCACGCAAGGCTACGGCGAATTAGTCACACTCGCGACGCCGGAATATACATACGAGTCTCTTGCCAGTTCTCGCTTAATCGCTCAACAGTTTTTAGTCCCTCTACTAAAAAAGACTACACTTAGTCATCCAAGCGAGGTGTATGAATTATTCAGCTCGATTAAAGGAAACGAGATGGCAAAAGCGTGTTTGGAAACGGCGGTTTGGGATTTATATGCTCGTCGTACTAATCAAAACTTAGGAACGTTAATGCCTGAAGCTTTACATAATGAAGTAGCAGTTGGGGTGAGTATTGGAATTATCGAAGATATGACACAACTCGTACAGACAGTGGCGAATTTCATTGCAGAAGGTTATACAAGGGTTAAACTAAAAATTAAGCCTGGTTACGACATGATTCCAGTCAAAACATTACGTCAGCATTTCCCAGATTTAAAGCTAATGGTCGATGCAAACTCTGCCTACTCTCTAAGCGATAGTCAACATTTGAAACAACTTGATGCTTATCAATTAGAAATGATTGAGCAACCTTTTGCCGATAATGATTTTCTCGACCACGCGACCTTACAGCAAGAATTAGCCACGACTATTTGTTTAGATGAAAACATTAAGAGCCTCAAGGATGTTGAATTATCGCACCAATTGCATAGTTGTCGTGCGATAAATTTAAAAATACCTCGAGTTGGGGGATTAATGGAAGCCTTTAAAATTTTAGACTATTGCCGTAAGCACGATCTACTTGTCTGGTTAGGTGGCATGTATGAATCAGGAGTTGGCAGAGCCTTAAACTTACAATTTGCTGCTCAAATGAGTTTAACATTTCCTGGTGATATATCAGCTTCTGATCGTTATTTTTATGAAGACGTCATCACCCAGCCATTCAAAATTAGTAACGGTAAAATACTACGCCCCACAGCAGCTGGTAGTGGCGTTCAATTAAATCATGAGGTTATCACACGTCATTTAATTGACCATCAATGTTTATAA
- a CDS encoding isochorismate synthase: MMIPSQLLTTPKHDYYSWVMPLDCTDSPLTFYKKITNDQLKPNMYWETPDQTTQFCAWGAEMLLSEAQASLTKIKQLPTNSSIFEGSDLDQKIEATGCLLVGGFSFDQADCQPADTWGELAQGYFFIPTFIITNHEEQTYLTINIKHDDHTSLADAWQQRIASFEHLVAQVLTDSPVVTQVETEEVATQAWVSLVEETVNEIKTQPALTKVVLARETAVEQDQVFEPAQIVARLKQQQAATYFFSLSSGEHTFIGATPERLLKATAKQLVTASIAGSTPRGTTELEDQQLGEALLNDQKNRKEHLIVVQRIIKDLENITQTEIHAHEPVLLKNRDIQHLHLPIIAQRSEATRFLDVVEQLHPTPALGGEPKALALEWLRKNEPLNRGLYGAPIGWYQPTTDQGEFAVGIRSGVFHGETGRLFAGCGIVADSQAELERIETKVKFRPMLRGIGGQLDDTSK; encoded by the coding sequence ATGATGATACCAAGTCAATTATTAACAACTCCTAAACATGATTATTATAGTTGGGTCATGCCGCTTGATTGCACTGACTCACCGTTAACTTTTTACAAAAAAATCACTAACGATCAGCTAAAACCTAACATGTACTGGGAAACACCTGATCAAACCACTCAATTTTGTGCTTGGGGGGCTGAAATGTTGCTAAGCGAAGCTCAGGCTAGTCTCACAAAAATTAAGCAGCTTCCAACCAATAGCAGTATCTTTGAAGGATCAGACCTTGATCAAAAAATTGAAGCGACTGGTTGCTTGCTAGTTGGTGGTTTTTCTTTTGACCAAGCAGACTGTCAACCGGCTGATACTTGGGGAGAATTGGCACAAGGCTACTTCTTCATACCAACCTTTATCATAACTAATCATGAAGAGCAAACTTATTTAACAATTAACATCAAACATGATGACCATACATCATTAGCAGACGCTTGGCAGCAACGTATCGCATCATTTGAACACCTTGTCGCACAAGTACTTACGGACTCTCCTGTTGTTACACAAGTTGAAACTGAAGAAGTCGCAACGCAAGCTTGGGTTAGTTTAGTTGAAGAAACCGTCAATGAAATCAAAACACAGCCTGCCCTAACTAAAGTGGTACTAGCTCGTGAAACAGCTGTCGAACAAGACCAAGTATTTGAACCCGCTCAAATTGTGGCACGTTTAAAACAACAGCAAGCGGCTACTTATTTCTTTAGCTTGAGTTCTGGTGAGCACACCTTTATTGGCGCTACCCCGGAACGTTTATTAAAGGCAACCGCCAAGCAATTAGTGACAGCTAGCATTGCGGGTTCTACCCCACGAGGTACTACCGAATTAGAAGATCAACAACTAGGTGAGGCGTTATTGAATGATCAAAAAAATCGCAAAGAACATCTCATTGTCGTGCAACGTATTATTAAAGATTTAGAAAACATCACACAAACGGAGATTCACGCTCATGAGCCCGTCTTACTTAAAAATCGTGACATTCAACATTTACACTTACCGATTATCGCGCAGCGCTCAGAGGCAACTCGTTTCTTAGATGTCGTTGAACAACTTCACCCAACACCTGCTTTAGGTGGTGAACCCAAGGCGTTAGCGCTAGAATGGCTTCGTAAAAATGAACCTCTAAATCGCGGATTATACGGCGCGCCGATTGGTTGGTATCAACCAACGACTGATCAAGGGGAGTTTGCGGTAGGCATTCGTTCAGGTGTCTTCCATGGTGAAACCGGACGATTATTTGCTGGATGTGGTATTGTCGCCGACTCACAAGCTGAACTTGAACGAATCGAAACAAAAGTAAAATTTAGACCGATGTTAAGAGGAATTGGAGGACAACTAGATGACACATCAAAGTGA
- the menD gene encoding 2-succinyl-5-enolpyruvyl-6-hydroxy-3-cyclohexene-1-carboxylic-acid synthase yields the protein MTHQSDITDYLQSFIEGLVVGNVNYAVISPGSRSTPLSLLLHREPNIKTFVEVDERSAAFFALGLAKATLKPVVLVCTSGTAAANYFPAICEAQASGVPLIVLTTDRPHELRQVAASQTMDQLNLFNQQVKFFAEMALPEATDTMRQYAFWQGRRMPEIATQIPSGPVHLNFPLREPLLPDLSPKKQHHPHYISHLKGQMQLDDNDLKYLADMLNRQAGVFVLGGGLTVEETALWVKLAIKLNWPIMGDPLSNLDNCGIQSDLIMSQADLFISELTDEKPTSVFRVGRLPVSKNIMLWLKGLSIEDTIVIEVDEKGYWEDSLRQGRLMITSNSRTLVKQLLTSSYPSEAAMDFWTNRWINAQKQTQKIVKEHLQSIDLSEITASRLVHETMPKDGNLFLSNSMAIRHVERFSQPTKKAFNVYGNRGVNGIDGIISTALGICAANPDKQNVLLIGDLATYHDMNGLQLAKAYQLSLTIVLLNNNGGGIFSYLSQNQLEASDFEPLFGTPLEMDFSLVAQLYGADYYLADSLDGLKKRLMSTQHSPHFQIIEVQDNRERNVQLLDDIMQAIKGSL from the coding sequence ATGACACATCAAAGTGACATAACAGATTATTTGCAATCATTTATTGAAGGTTTAGTTGTTGGCAACGTCAACTACGCTGTGATAAGCCCCGGTTCACGTTCAACCCCTCTTTCCTTACTACTCCACCGTGAGCCTAATATCAAAACGTTCGTGGAAGTGGATGAACGTTCAGCAGCCTTTTTTGCACTAGGATTAGCCAAAGCAACCTTGAAACCTGTTGTTCTTGTTTGTACATCTGGAACAGCCGCTGCCAACTACTTTCCAGCTATTTGTGAAGCACAAGCTAGCGGTGTCCCACTCATTGTATTAACGACAGACCGCCCACACGAATTACGTCAAGTTGCGGCTTCACAAACGATGGACCAACTGAATTTGTTCAATCAACAAGTGAAATTTTTTGCTGAAATGGCATTACCTGAAGCAACTGACACAATGCGTCAGTATGCCTTTTGGCAAGGACGTCGTATGCCTGAAATTGCGACGCAAATACCAAGTGGACCTGTTCATTTGAACTTCCCATTACGCGAACCGTTGTTACCTGATTTATCACCGAAAAAACAACATCATCCGCATTATATCAGTCACTTAAAAGGGCAGATGCAACTTGATGATAACGACTTAAAATACTTAGCCGATATGCTCAATCGACAAGCTGGCGTCTTTGTTTTAGGCGGAGGATTGACTGTTGAAGAAACCGCACTTTGGGTTAAATTAGCCATCAAACTAAACTGGCCTATAATGGGTGACCCGTTATCTAATTTAGATAACTGTGGCATCCAATCTGACTTGATTATGTCACAGGCAGATTTATTCATTAGTGAATTAACTGATGAAAAGCCAACCTCCGTGTTTCGAGTAGGGCGCTTACCGGTTTCTAAAAATATCATGTTGTGGTTAAAAGGCTTGTCAATTGAAGACACCATCGTGATTGAAGTCGATGAGAAAGGCTATTGGGAAGATTCGTTGCGTCAAGGTCGCTTAATGATTACAAGCAACTCGCGCACGTTGGTGAAACAATTACTTACTAGTTCTTATCCGTCAGAAGCAGCAATGGATTTTTGGACTAATAGATGGATTAACGCTCAAAAGCAAACGCAAAAAATTGTCAAAGAGCACCTTCAGTCAATTGATTTATCTGAAATAACTGCTAGTCGTCTGGTGCACGAAACCATGCCGAAAGATGGAAACTTATTCTTATCAAATAGTATGGCGATTCGTCATGTTGAGCGTTTTAGCCAACCTACCAAAAAAGCCTTCAACGTCTATGGTAATCGTGGGGTTAATGGCATTGATGGCATTATTTCAACCGCACTAGGTATTTGTGCAGCCAATCCTGATAAGCAAAATGTCTTGTTAATTGGCGATTTAGCCACTTATCATGATATGAACGGCTTACAGTTGGCAAAAGCTTATCAATTATCTTTAACAATTGTACTTTTAAATAATAACGGTGGGGGGATTTTCTCTTATTTATCACAAAATCAATTAGAAGCAAGTGACTTTGAACCATTATTTGGCACCCCGCTTGAAATGGACTTTAGCTTAGTGGCACAACTTTACGGGGCTGACTACTATTTGGCCGATTCACTAGACGGATTGAAAAAACGATTAATGAGTACTCAACATTCACCTCACTTCCAAATAATTGAAGTGCAAGATAATCGCGAACGTAACGTCCAATTACTCGACGACATCATGCAAGCTATCAAAGGAAGTCTATAA
- a CDS encoding cold-shock protein has protein sequence METGTVKWFNAEKGFGFITQSNGQDVFAHFSAIQGEGFKSLEEGQAVTFDVESSDRGPQAVNIVKA, from the coding sequence ATGGAAACTGGTACAGTTAAATGGTTTAACGCTGAAAAAGGTTTTGGGTTTATCACTCAAAGCAACGGTCAAGACGTATTTGCTCACTTCTCAGCTATTCAAGGCGAAGGATTCAAATCTCTTGAAGAAGGTCAAGCAGTAACATTTGATGTTGAATCATCAGATCGCGGACCTCAAGCCGTAAACATCGTTAAAGCTTAA
- a CDS encoding MFS transporter, with product MMMTHLLLAIIYLAFISLGLPDSLLGSAWPTMYPELGVPISYAGILSMIIAIGTIISSLQSDRLTKRLGTGKVTAVSVVLTAIALLGFNLSANFWMLCLWAIPYGLGAGSVDASLNNYVAVNYESRHMSWLHCMWGVGATIGPYIMGYALTSQQDWHKGYLYIGLIQIILSALLLCSLPLWKQKKIADFAQEENNTTVTTHTHTDQPLAIKEVMKIPGTKEIMGCFFCYCALEQTASLWSSSYLQLARGISTEKAAEFASLFFIGITIGRAISGFLTFRMDDTQMIRLGQFLILLGIAFVLLPLSSILALVGLIMIGLGCAPIYPCIIHSTPLHFGEDKSQIIIGIQMAFAYFGTCIMPPLFGLLANHLSVKLFPYYLGVILLMMILLHEHLLTKTKKGCD from the coding sequence ATGATGATGACACATTTATTACTCGCTATTATTTATTTGGCCTTTATTAGTTTAGGACTACCGGATTCTCTACTCGGATCAGCTTGGCCGACTATGTATCCTGAACTTGGCGTCCCAATCTCTTATGCTGGTATTCTCTCAATGATTATCGCCATCGGAACCATTATTTCTAGCCTACAAAGCGATCGTTTAACCAAACGCTTAGGGACTGGTAAAGTTACTGCCGTTAGTGTAGTGTTAACTGCCATTGCTTTACTTGGGTTTAACTTATCCGCAAACTTCTGGATGCTTTGCTTATGGGCAATTCCCTATGGACTAGGAGCTGGCAGTGTCGATGCTAGTTTGAATAATTATGTTGCGGTCAACTATGAAAGTCGCCATATGAGTTGGTTACATTGTATGTGGGGTGTGGGCGCAACAATTGGTCCTTACATTATGGGATATGCGCTAACTAGTCAACAAGACTGGCACAAAGGCTACCTGTATATTGGTCTCATACAAATTATTTTAAGTGCTTTGTTACTATGCTCTTTACCGCTTTGGAAACAAAAGAAGATAGCTGACTTCGCTCAAGAAGAAAACAACACAACTGTGACAACACACACACATACTGACCAACCCCTTGCAATTAAAGAAGTAATGAAAATCCCTGGTACTAAAGAAATCATGGGGTGTTTTTTCTGCTACTGTGCACTTGAACAAACGGCTTCTTTATGGTCTAGCAGTTACTTACAACTAGCACGAGGCATCTCTACTGAAAAAGCGGCTGAATTTGCTAGTCTATTTTTCATTGGGATTACCATTGGACGTGCAATCAGTGGTTTTCTCACCTTTCGAATGGATGATACCCAGATGATTCGTCTTGGTCAGTTTTTAATTTTGTTGGGCATTGCTTTCGTTTTATTACCACTTAGTTCCATATTAGCATTAGTTGGATTAATCATGATTGGCTTAGGTTGTGCGCCAATTTATCCATGTATCATTCATTCAACACCCCTTCATTTTGGTGAAGATAAGTCACAAATTATTATTGGGATTCAAATGGCTTTTGCCTATTTTGGTACCTGTATCATGCCACCACTTTTTGGCTTACTAGCAAACCACCTATCTGTTAAACTATTTCCCTATTATTTAGGCGTTATCTTACTGATGATGATACTCCTCCACGAACACTTATTAACTAAGACAAAAAAAGGTTGTGACTAG
- a CDS encoding PaaI family thioesterase — MDVLSYLNIQVISKSKEQVELAMLIEDFHKQPFGIMHGGMNGVLIETACSLGALEYLEPPVTVPVGLDLQVNHLKSVSNGELRVIASPLHVGKQTQVWQADIYQSEQLTSTGRCTLINKTMK; from the coding sequence ATGGACGTGTTATCGTATTTAAATATTCAGGTGATTTCAAAAAGTAAAGAACAAGTAGAGTTAGCAATGCTAATCGAAGATTTCCATAAACAACCATTTGGCATTATGCATGGTGGCATGAATGGTGTTTTGATTGAAACAGCGTGTAGTTTAGGCGCACTCGAATATCTTGAGCCACCTGTCACTGTACCAGTCGGACTTGATTTACAAGTGAATCATTTGAAAAGCGTCTCAAATGGTGAATTACGCGTAATTGCGTCGCCATTGCATGTGGGGAAACAAACACAAGTCTGGCAAGCAGATATTTATCAAAGTGAACAATTAACGAGTACGGGACGTTGTACCTTAATAAATAAAACAATGAAATAA
- a CDS encoding o-succinylbenzoate--CoA ligase yields the protein MLRLLTEKINDIPTQPALYWNNQTISYEEVGQKVARWMDYLAALLPTSEKTIGLMSQNSDEMYYVILALWSLEKDILFLNTHLSQDELLFQLHDAKVTFVVSEVKFHTTLSSISQIVLLDSRLLPSKSQQSDRLVEANNITSIMYTSGTTGKPKGVVQRFSNHQANVKSAQLNMGLTAKDCWACAVPLFHISGLSIVLRQLITGCSISLYPKFDAEQLTTDIVNERVTIASVVTYMLEKMITHVPTDAHYPPTFKTFLSGGGPVAKETLLTCRELELPVIQSYGMTETCSQVVALSANDALKKIGASGLPLHGMSLRIVDENNQRLPAKQTGEIQLKGPQVITHYLNETASHLAKWTSDGWFRTGDLGYLDEEGYLFVVSRLSELIISGGENIYPAEVEAVLKQHPALTEVAVVGESDDRWGQIPVAYVVANHSVKVEDLQQFASSKLAKYKQPKKVYLCDALPKTASGKLAKHRLLTKERDVFIRHDDTKSIINNS from the coding sequence ATGTTACGTTTATTAACTGAAAAAATAAACGACATACCAACGCAACCTGCTCTCTACTGGAACAATCAAACGATTAGTTACGAAGAAGTCGGTCAAAAAGTGGCTAGGTGGATGGACTACCTAGCTGCTTTACTACCCACTTCTGAAAAAACAATTGGGCTTATGAGCCAAAATTCCGATGAAATGTATTACGTCATTTTAGCATTATGGTCGCTTGAAAAAGACATTTTGTTCCTAAATACTCATTTGAGTCAGGATGAACTGCTTTTTCAATTGCATGATGCTAAAGTGACGTTCGTTGTGTCTGAAGTTAAATTTCATACAACCCTATCATCGATTAGCCAGATTGTACTACTAGATAGCCGCTTGTTACCGTCTAAGAGTCAGCAGTCTGATCGTTTAGTTGAGGCAAATAATATCACCTCAATCATGTATACATCTGGTACGACAGGCAAGCCAAAAGGTGTCGTTCAACGTTTTAGTAATCATCAAGCAAACGTTAAATCAGCACAGCTAAATATGGGCTTAACTGCTAAAGACTGTTGGGCTTGTGCCGTACCACTTTTTCATATTAGTGGCCTGTCCATTGTCTTGCGTCAACTTATCACAGGGTGCAGCATTAGCCTCTATCCAAAATTTGATGCTGAACAATTGACTACAGATATTGTGAACGAACGCGTTACAATTGCCTCAGTCGTGACTTACATGTTAGAAAAAATGATAACGCACGTTCCAACAGATGCCCACTATCCTCCTACTTTTAAGACCTTTTTATCAGGAGGCGGTCCTGTTGCAAAAGAAACATTGTTAACGTGTCGTGAACTCGAACTACCGGTCATTCAATCTTATGGCATGACCGAAACATGCTCACAAGTGGTCGCCCTTTCTGCCAACGATGCCTTGAAAAAAATTGGGGCTAGTGGCTTACCCCTTCATGGTATGTCTCTAAGGATTGTGGATGAAAATAACCAACGATTACCAGCCAAGCAAACAGGTGAAATTCAATTAAAAGGCCCACAAGTCATTACGCATTACTTAAATGAAACAGCTAGTCATTTAGCCAAATGGACGAGCGACGGTTGGTTTAGAACCGGTGACTTAGGATACTTAGATGAGGAAGGCTACTTATTTGTCGTTAGTCGTTTGAGCGAATTAATTATTTCAGGTGGAGAAAATATCTATCCCGCTGAAGTCGAGGCTGTCTTAAAGCAACATCCCGCCCTCACTGAAGTCGCAGTCGTTGGTGAATCAGATGATAGATGGGGACAAATTCCCGTTGCCTATGTAGTAGCAAACCACTCTGTAAAGGTTGAAGATTTGCAACAATTTGCTAGCAGTAAATTAGCCAAATACAAGCAACCAAAGAAAGTTTATTTATGCGATGCATTGCCTAAAACCGCTAGTGGTAAATTAGCTAAGCATCGTTTATTAACCAAAGAAAGAGACGTGTTTATCCGACATGATGATACCAAGTCAATTATTAACAACTCCTAA
- the menB gene encoding 1,4-dihydroxy-2-naphthoyl-CoA synthase, producing MRNWVTIKEYQEILFEQEGKVAKITINRPEVRNAFTPLTVMEMIDAFSIARDDMSIGLIILTGAGDLAFCSGGDQKVRGHGGYVGSDNIPRLNVLDLQRLIRVIPKPVIAMVKGYSIGGGNVLQLVCDLTIAADNAIFGQTGPKVGSFDGGYGSGYLARVIGHKKAKEVWFMCKQYNAKEAEEMGWVNTVVPLAEVEDVTMEWAEQILTMSPLALRMVKASMNADTDGLAGIQQLAGDATLLYYTMDEAKEGRDSFKEKRQPNFDQFPKFP from the coding sequence ATGAGAAACTGGGTAACAATCAAAGAATACCAAGAAATTTTATTTGAACAAGAAGGTAAAGTAGCAAAAATTACGATTAATCGTCCAGAAGTACGCAACGCCTTTACGCCATTAACAGTAATGGAGATGATTGATGCATTTTCAATCGCTCGTGACGATATGTCAATTGGTTTAATAATTTTAACAGGTGCAGGGGACTTAGCCTTCTGTTCTGGTGGGGACCAAAAAGTTCGTGGCCATGGTGGTTACGTTGGTTCTGATAATATTCCTCGTCTAAATGTTTTAGACTTACAACGTTTAATCCGTGTGATTCCAAAACCTGTTATCGCGATGGTAAAAGGTTACTCAATCGGTGGCGGTAACGTCTTACAATTAGTCTGTGACTTAACAATTGCAGCAGATAATGCTATTTTTGGACAAACTGGTCCTAAAGTAGGTAGCTTCGACGGTGGTTATGGTTCTGGCTACTTAGCACGCGTTATTGGCCATAAGAAAGCTAAAGAAGTTTGGTTCATGTGTAAACAATATAACGCCAAAGAGGCGGAAGAAATGGGTTGGGTAAACACTGTTGTGCCACTAGCTGAAGTCGAAGATGTGACAATGGAATGGGCAGAACAAATCTTAACCATGAGCCCATTAGCATTACGTATGGTAAAAGCGTCAATGAACGCTGATACTGATGGACTAGCAGGTATCCAACAATTAGCTGGTGACGCAACGTTACTTTACTACACAATGGATGAAGCGAAAGAAGGTCGCGATTCATTTAAAGAAAAACGCCAACCTAATTTCGATCAATTTCCAAAATTCCCATAG